In Anaerolineales bacterium, the following proteins share a genomic window:
- a CDS encoding ABC transporter permease, which produces MNTRLLSIIRKEFIQIFRDPRTLAMIIVIPIMQLFLLGYSATNDVRNVPLAVLDRSQSVESRALLESYRAADYFRIAYSVESESEIEDLILAGDARAAVIIPPDYAQRLAEGDAQIAFILDGSDPTSASTALAASQLIGQAHASKILLQKFERSGMNLRVQPSVEVRTTVWFNPDLISAHFMIPGVIGMILYAIAAILTATSVVRERERGTIEQLIVTPIRPWELIVGKLTPYVALGFFNTIEVLAVGHWWFGVPIRGDLGLIILLSGVFLVTGLGIGLLASTIANTQQEAMLTVWMTLLPSIFLSGFFFPLEAMPKILQWLSYLMPLRYYLVIIRSLLLKGVGLEQIQFDVIAMSIFAVGIMTLAALRFRKRLD; this is translated from the coding sequence ATGAACACCCGTCTCCTCTCTATCATCCGCAAGGAATTCATCCAAATCTTCCGCGACCCGCGCACGCTGGCAATGATCATCGTCATTCCCATCATGCAATTGTTCTTGCTTGGCTATTCCGCCACCAACGACGTGCGTAATGTCCCGCTTGCCGTGCTGGACCGAAGTCAAAGCGTGGAATCGCGCGCTCTGCTCGAATCGTACCGAGCGGCGGATTATTTCCGCATCGCCTACTCGGTCGAATCGGAATCGGAGATCGAAGACTTAATCCTCGCGGGAGACGCCCGCGCGGCGGTTATCATCCCGCCCGATTACGCCCAAAGGCTTGCCGAAGGCGACGCCCAAATCGCCTTCATCCTCGATGGTTCTGACCCGACCAGCGCTTCCACCGCGCTTGCCGCCTCGCAATTGATCGGACAGGCGCACGCCTCAAAGATTCTGTTGCAAAAATTCGAGCGGAGCGGCATGAACCTGCGCGTCCAGCCGTCCGTTGAAGTCCGCACGACCGTCTGGTTCAACCCCGACCTGATCAGCGCGCACTTCATGATTCCAGGCGTGATCGGCATGATTCTGTACGCCATCGCGGCGATCCTCACCGCCACCTCCGTAGTGCGTGAACGTGAACGCGGCACCATCGAGCAACTCATCGTCACGCCGATACGTCCCTGGGAATTGATCGTCGGCAAACTCACGCCCTACGTCGCGCTTGGATTCTTTAACACCATCGAAGTCCTCGCGGTGGGGCATTGGTGGTTCGGTGTGCCCATTCGCGGCGACCTCGGACTCATCATTCTGCTTTCAGGCGTTTTCCTCGTCACAGGTCTTGGCATTGGCTTGCTCGCCTCCACCATCGCCAACACGCAACAAGAAGCCATGCTCACCGTGTGGATGACTCTCTTGCCAAGCATTTTCCTCTCGGGCTTTTTCTTTCCGCTCGAAGCCATGCCCAAAATATTGCAATGGCTTTCCTATCTCATGCCCTTGCGTTATTACCTCGTCATCATCCGTTCGCTGTTACTCAAAGGCGTCGGTCTCGAACAAATTCAATTCGACGTGATCGCCATGTCCATCTTCGCGGTCGGCATCATGACCCTCGCCGCCCTGCGCTTCCGCAAACGCCTTGACTGA
- a CDS encoding MFS transporter gives MLPLSDLEKYIRTHLRYNVTVNLLDGVFFGLALGFGSFATIIPLFVTHLTDSAILIGLAPAFHSVGWQLPQLFNAGQIARAREYKPIVLRNTIHERIPFLVLGLTAFLTPWIGIKTALFVTFLALAWQGIGGGFSANPWTSLVSKIIPPESRGTFFGMQGGLVNLAVSAAAVGAGYLLDAVAFPNNFGISFLIASGFFVGSYAALAKTREPRDEKKVVSAEQVHFWKDAQFILKKDRNFKWYLVTRFLMMFATMGFGFYILLGLRRFNMDSVTAGYLTAALTLAQTFANIGMGWLGDKIGHRAMLILGAAASALSSIVAWLAPSIGWLYPAFILSGIGNVALWTIGITFTVGFGNDVERPTYIGLSNTLITPATITAPILGGWLIDAFGFESTFGLATIIGIVTAVILILVVKDPKPTISFREQTKGD, from the coding sequence ATGCTCCCCCTCTCAGACCTGGAAAAATACATCCGCACGCATTTGCGCTACAACGTCACCGTCAATTTGCTGGACGGAGTTTTTTTCGGCTTGGCGCTCGGCTTCGGATCGTTTGCGACGATCATTCCCCTCTTTGTCACCCATCTAACTGACTCCGCCATCCTCATCGGACTGGCGCCTGCGTTTCACTCCGTCGGCTGGCAGTTGCCGCAGTTGTTCAACGCGGGACAGATCGCGCGGGCGCGCGAGTACAAACCGATCGTGTTGCGGAACACGATTCACGAGCGGATTCCGTTCCTTGTGTTGGGGCTGACCGCCTTTCTAACGCCGTGGATCGGAATCAAGACCGCGTTGTTTGTCACCTTTTTAGCGCTCGCTTGGCAGGGAATCGGCGGCGGGTTCAGCGCCAACCCGTGGACAAGTCTCGTCTCGAAGATCATCCCACCCGAATCACGCGGGACGTTTTTCGGGATGCAAGGCGGACTTGTGAATCTCGCCGTCAGCGCCGCCGCGGTCGGCGCGGGATATTTGCTGGATGCGGTCGCGTTCCCGAATAATTTTGGAATCAGTTTCCTGATCGCAAGCGGATTTTTCGTCGGGTCGTATGCCGCGCTAGCGAAGACACGTGAGCCTCGGGACGAGAAAAAGGTCGTTTCGGCGGAGCAGGTCCACTTTTGGAAAGACGCGCAGTTCATCCTAAAAAAAGATCGGAATTTCAAGTGGTACCTCGTCACGCGCTTCTTGATGATGTTCGCCACGATGGGTTTCGGGTTTTACATTCTGCTTGGTCTGCGCCGCTTCAACATGGACTCGGTCACTGCGGGTTATCTCACCGCCGCGCTGACGCTCGCGCAAACATTCGCCAATATCGGCATGGGCTGGCTCGGCGATAAGATCGGTCATCGCGCGATGTTGATTCTTGGCGCGGCTGCGTCGGCGCTGAGTTCCATCGTCGCGTGGCTCGCGCCGTCTATCGGATGGCTGTATCCCGCGTTCATCCTTTCGGGCATTGGCAATGTGGCGCTGTGGACGATCGGCATCACGTTTACGGTTGGCTTTGGCAACGACGTTGAGCGCCCCACGTACATCGGCTTATCGAACACGCTCATCACGCCCGCGACGATCACCGCGCCGATTCTCGGCGGCTGGTTGATCGACGCGTTCGGTTTTGAATCCACATTTGGCTTGGCGACGATCATTGGAATCGTGACGGCGGTAATTTTGATTCTAGTTGTGAAAGACCCAAAGCCCACCATCTCATTCAGAGAACAAACAAAAGGAGATTGA
- a CDS encoding efflux RND transporter periplasmic adaptor subunit, translating to MNHKLPPLPVRIIVALIVLSTIGYYAFRALTPKENGQLKASGTIESVIVNVSPELAGKVADVLVEEGQSVTAGQPLLSLDGSLLAAQRAVASAQADSAKSALNTATAAYASAQSQYDVALSAALAAERANRTTVWAESNSGGYDLPSWYFAKDERLAAAQADVDAARVKLDEAFNKMDELQKGVGQSFVEIESELVQARAAYQNVKAAYDRTSSATNGQDLRDAAQTQLDDAELTLEDAQSAYNDALTTDGAQDLLEARAKYIVAQEIYNTAMDNLRLLQTGVDSPAVAAAQKSLDQAKAAKEQAEAAVKTAEANLALLDTQIAKLTVYAPMDGIILTRNIEPGEFVQPGSVALTMANLNDLTITVYVPEDQYGNISLGQSATVTVDSFPNETFTAEVIHIADQAEFTPRNVQTVEGRSSTVYAVKLKVTNGEGKLKIGMPADVAFK from the coding sequence ATGAATCACAAATTACCTCCGCTCCCTGTTCGAATCATCGTCGCGTTGATCGTGCTGTCCACGATCGGCTATTACGCGTTCCGCGCGTTGACGCCCAAAGAAAACGGACAACTCAAAGCCTCAGGCACGATTGAATCGGTGATTGTCAACGTCTCGCCTGAATTGGCTGGCAAAGTTGCGGATGTACTCGTCGAAGAAGGACAAAGCGTCACTGCGGGACAACCGCTTCTTTCTCTCGACGGGAGCCTGCTCGCCGCCCAACGAGCCGTCGCGTCCGCCCAAGCCGACTCTGCCAAATCCGCCCTCAACACTGCCACAGCCGCCTACGCCTCCGCTCAGAGTCAATACGACGTGGCATTGTCCGCCGCCCTCGCCGCCGAACGCGCTAACCGAACGACCGTCTGGGCTGAATCGAATTCAGGCGGATACGATCTGCCCTCGTGGTATTTCGCAAAAGACGAACGTCTCGCCGCCGCGCAAGCCGACGTGGACGCGGCACGCGTCAAATTGGATGAAGCGTTCAACAAGATGGACGAATTGCAAAAGGGCGTCGGTCAATCGTTTGTCGAAATCGAATCGGAGTTGGTGCAGGCGCGTGCCGCGTATCAAAACGTCAAAGCCGCGTACGACCGAACTTCATCCGCAACAAACGGACAAGACCTGCGCGACGCCGCCCAAACCCAACTCGACGACGCTGAACTCACTCTTGAAGACGCGCAATCCGCTTACAACGACGCGCTCACAACCGATGGCGCGCAAGATTTGCTCGAAGCCCGCGCGAAATACATCGTCGCGCAGGAAATTTACAACACCGCCATGGACAATCTCCGCCTCCTGCAAACGGGAGTCGATTCGCCCGCCGTCGCCGCCGCGCAGAAATCTCTCGACCAAGCCAAAGCCGCCAAGGAGCAAGCCGAAGCCGCCGTCAAAACTGCCGAAGCGAACCTCGCGTTGCTCGATACGCAGATCGCAAAACTCACCGTCTACGCCCCCATGGACGGAATCATCCTCACTCGAAATATCGAGCCTGGCGAATTTGTCCAACCTGGCTCCGTCGCGTTGACAATGGCAAACCTCAACGACTTGACCATTACCGTCTACGTCCCCGAAGATCAATACGGCAACATCTCGCTTGGGCAAAGCGCGACCGTCACCGTTGATTCATTTCCCAACGAAACCTTCACCGCCGAAGTCATTCACATCGCCGACCAAGCCGAGTTCACCCCGCGCAATGTACAAACCGTCGAGGGACGTAGTTCAACGGTCTACGCCGTCAAATTGAAAGTGACTAATGGCGAAGGCAAATTGAAGATCGGTATGCCAGCGGATGTGGCGTTCAAATAA
- a CDS encoding TetR/AcrR family transcriptional regulator: MPPEKLKKGEATRLAIEDAAMELFLKQGYAATSMRQIADKVGIALGGIYNHFSSKDEIFEGIIIDKHPYKQILPAILAAEGETVEDFFRNAIHLVIAEMGKRTEFINLMFIELVEFKGKHGVPLLREIAPKVLPVLERVIKGRKDLRVTNPALLMRSFIGVCLSYLITEMLISNSIVGKLMPKNTEEAYVDIFLHGILKPVE, translated from the coding sequence ATGCCCCCAGAAAAACTCAAAAAAGGCGAAGCGACTCGCCTAGCCATCGAAGACGCGGCGATGGAGTTATTCCTCAAACAAGGCTACGCCGCCACGTCCATGCGCCAGATCGCAGACAAAGTTGGCATAGCCCTCGGCGGAATCTACAACCACTTTTCCAGCAAGGATGAAATCTTCGAAGGCATCATCATTGACAAACATCCTTACAAACAGATCCTGCCTGCCATCCTTGCGGCGGAGGGGGAGACGGTGGAGGATTTTTTCAGGAACGCCATTCACCTTGTCATTGCGGAAATGGGAAAGCGGACCGAGTTCATCAACCTCATGTTCATCGAGTTGGTCGAGTTCAAAGGCAAACACGGCGTCCCGTTACTGCGTGAGATCGCTCCCAAGGTTCTGCCTGTCCTTGAGCGCGTGATCAAAGGTCGCAAGGATTTGCGTGTGACCAACCCCGCGCTGTTAATGCGCTCCTTCATCGGCGTTTGCCTCAGTTACCTTATCACGGAAATGTTGATCTCCAATTCCATCGTCGGCAAACTCATGCCCAAAAACACCGAAGAGGCATACGTGGACATTTTCCTGCACGGCATTCTCAAACCTGTCGAGTAG